TACTACATCGAAAACTGGTCCCTGCTGTTCGACCTCAAGATCCTGCTGCGGACTCTCTACGAGGTCGTGGTCCACAAGGCGTACTAGGCCCGCCTCCGAGCCGTCGGCTGGCCAGGGCGTCGCGGCTGGCGATAACATGAGCCGTGCTCAAATCGCTCGCGCTCATCCTGGCCGCCATCCTCATCGCCGTGGGAGGGCAATTCTCGCTCAAGTACGGCGTCGGGCAGATCGGGCGCATCGACGGCGCGGCCATGGCCAGCCCGGTGCACCTGGTGCTCAAAGTCCTGCTCAACAAGTACGTCATCCTCGGGCTAGGCCTCTACGGCCTCGGAGCGGCGGTCTGGATCGTCGTGCTCTCGCGCGTGCCGCTCAGCTTCGCGTATCCCATGCTGGGCCTCTCGTACGTCGCCGTCGTGCTGGTCTCGGCGCTCTTCCTGCACGAGCACGTGACGATCGTGCGCTGGGTCGGCGTCTTCCTCATCGTGGCGGGCGTCGCCCTGGTGGGCCAGACGCACGACGACAAGGCCAAGGTCGGCGGACCGGGTGCGCCGCGGCTCGCGGGCGCGACCGCGACGGGAGAGACCCCATGACCGAGAAGATCCTGGTGGTGGGAGGCGCCGGCTACATCGGCAGCCATTGCGTCAAGGAGCTTGCGCGACGCGGCTACGACGTCGTCACCCTGGACAACCTCTCGCGGGGCCACCGCCATGCCGTGAAATGGGGGGCGTTCGAGCACGGCGACATGGCCGATCCCCCCTTCCTGCGGCAACTCTTCGGCAGGCACGACATCGCCGCGGTCATGCATTTCGCGGCGTTGACGTACGTCGGCGAATCGGTCACCGATCCGCACACCTACTACAAAAACAACGTCTGCAACACGCTCAACCTGCTGGGTGCCATGCGCGAAGCCGGCGTGCGCCGCTTCATCTTCTCTTCTACGTGCGCCACGTACGGCGAGCCGCAGGAAGTACCCATCACCGAGTCGCATCCGCAAAGCCCCATCAATCCTTATGGCCAGTCCAAGCTGATGGTCGAGCGCATCCTGGCGGACTACGCGCGGGCGTACGAGTTCCAGTGCACCAGTTTCCGCTACTTCAACGCCGCGGGCGCCGATCCCGACGGCGAAATCGGCGAGGAGCACGATCCCGAGTCTCACCTGATCCCCCTGGTGCTGCGAGCCGCCCAGGGCGGGCCGCCGTTGCAGCTCTTCGGCACCGACTATCCGACGCCGGATGGCACCTGCGTGCGCGACTACATCCACGTCACCGATCTGGCGGCGGCGCACATCCTGGGCCTGGAGCGGCTGCTGGCCGGCCATTCGGGTGCGGTCTACAACCTGGGCAACGGCAATGGCTACTCCAACCTGGCGGTGATCCGCGCGGCAGAGGCGACTACCGGCCGGAAGGTCGCCTACGATGCGGCGCCGCGCCGCCCCGGCGATCCCGCCACCCTGGTGGGCAGCGCCCGGAAGGCCGTGGAAGAGCTGGGTTGGAAGCCGCGGTACGCCACCATCGAGCAGATCATGCAGACCGCCTGGGGCTGGCACAGCCGCCACCCCGCGGGCGCCATCACGGTCTAGGGGAGCAGAGATTGGGAAAATACTTCGGAACCGACGGCGTCCGAGGGGTCGCCAACCAGGACCTGACGCCGGATTTCGCTTTCCGGCTCGGGCGTTGCGTCGGGGCGCGTCTGGCGGCCGGGAGCAGCGCGCTGGCGCGGCCGTTCGTCGTCATAGGCCGGGACACGCGGCGAAGCGGGCCGATGCTCGAGGCGGCACTCACGGCCGGCCTCTGCTCCGTGGGCGTGGACGTCTGGTTGCTGGGCGTGCTGCCGACGCCCGCCGTGGCCTGGATCGCCCGCCGGGAGCGGGCGAGTGCCGGCATCATGATCTCGGCGTCCCACAATCCCGCGCCCGACAACGGCATCAAGATCTTCTCGAGCGCGGGCTTCAAGCTCCCCGACGACGAGGAGGATGCCATCGAGGCCCTGATCGATGCCCCGGAGGATCGCCTGCCGCGGCCCACCGGCACGCTCCTGGGCCAGGCCGAATTGCGGCCCGATCTGGTCGACGCCTACGAGGAAGCGGTATGCGCGCTCATCCCCGAGGGCCTCGGGGGAATGCGGGTTGCGCTCGACTGCGCCCACGGCGCGGCCTACGCCGTCGCGCCGCGCGTGCTGCGGGCACTGGGCGCGCAGATCTCGGTCCTGGGCGCCGAGCCTGATGGCGACAACATCAACGCGGGGGTCGGCAGCACCCACATGGGGGCGCTCATCGAGGAGGTCGGCCAGTCCGGATCGGAGCTGGGCATCGCCTTCGACGGCGACGCCGATCGCTGCCTGGCCGTCGATGGCCGCGGCAACGCGGTGGACGGCGACAAGATCATGTGGCTCTGCCTGCGCCACCTGCGCGCCGCCGGTCGCCTCGCGTCGGCGGACGTGGTCTCGACGGTGATGAGCAACATGGGCTTCGAGGAAGCCATCGCCCAGGAGGGCGGGCAGGTCTTCCGGACGCGCGTGGGCGATCGCTACGTGCTCGAGGAGATGCGGCGCCGCGATATCCGGATCGGCGGCGAGCAGAGCGGCCACGTGATCTTCCTGGATGACAACACTACCGGCGACGGCCTCATCACCGCGTTGCGACTCCTGGCGGCAGTGCGCAAGGCCGGCAAGCCCCTGCACGACCTGGCTGCCGGGATGCCCGTGTATCCCCAGTTGCTGCGCAACGTCCGCGTCCAGTCGGTGGCGGGTTGGCAGGACGATGCCGAGATCGCGAGCGCCATCCGGACCGCCGAGGAGCGCCTCAAGGGCGTCGGCCGCCTGGTGGTGCGGGCCAGCGGCACCGAGCCGCTGATCCGGGTGATGGCCGAGGCCAAGGATGCCGCCATGGTCGAGGAGGTGGTGAGCGGACTGATCGCCACCATCACGCGCGCCCTGACCGGCGCCGACAAAGCCGCGGCCGCGCACTGATTCTGCCTTTTGGCCGAAGTTGACCGTTCGTGCGGCCGTGGCGCGCGCGGGGCGAGAATGCGACGGTGGTTAAACCGGACCCCGTGCCGACCGAGTGGGGCCGGCTTCCGTGCCGGTCGAGTGGGGCCGGCTTCCGTGCCGACCGAGTGGGGCCGGACCCCGTGCCGACCGAGTGGGGCCGGCCTCCGTGCCGGCCTGGAGGGCCCATGGTCCACGTGTTCGCCGAGTTCCGCTGGGAAGCGACCCTGGACGCCGCCGTCGCGCGGTCCTGCGAGGAGGACAAGCCGCTGCTGCTCGACCTGTTCGCGCCTGGCTGAGGCGGCTGCGCCGCGATGGATACCGTGACGTATCCTGACGATCAGGTGGTGGCGCGACTGGGCGAGCGCTTCGTGGCGCTACGGCTGCAAATCGACAAGCACGAGCCCGTCGCCAGGCAGTTCAACGCCGTGTGGACGCCGACCCTGCTGGTGCTCGACGGCGACATGCACGTCTGGGTACGGACCTTCGGCTGGTACCCGCCGCGCGAGTTCGTGCCCTGGCTGGCGCTCGCCGAGGGCAAGTACCGGCTAGGACGCGGCCAGACCGGCGCAGCCGCCGACCTCTTCGACGAGTGCGCGGCGCAATGGCGGGACTCCCACAGCGCTGCCGAAGCCCTCTACTGGAAGGGCGTGGCGCTGTACAAGCAGGGCGACAAGGACGGGTTCGGCAAGGCCTGGTACCGCCTGCGGCGCGAGCATCCCGAGAGCATCTGGACGCAGAAGGCCTCCTTCCTCTGGCTGGGGAAACGGCCGACGCCCAAGGGGTAGCACGCGACCGGCCCTGCGGTAGGATAGGGCCATGGTGCGCGCGTGGCTGGTCTGTGCGGCGGCCCTGCTGCTGACCGCCTGCAACCCCGCGGGCATGTTGCTGAGTATGCTGATGGGCGGCTATGGCGACCGCCCCGGGCCGCCGCCGCCCGAGTGGAGGAAGCTGTCCGACGGGGACGGGCCGGCGGGACGCGGTTACCCGACCATGGTGGGTGCGCTCGAGGACGCCACCCACAACCCCCGGCTCATCGTCTTCGGCGGCAAGGGAGCCGGCGGCGCGCTGGGCGACACCTGGCTGTTCGATCTGGTCACCCGCACATGGCGTCGCGGGGCCGACGGGCCGCCGAGGTGGGGCCATGGCGCCGTGTATGACGGCTTCAAGAAGGTCATGTGGGTCTTCGGCGGGCAGCAACCCAAATTCTTGAGCGACACCTGGCAATACGACCCGGCCGCCGACAAGTGGACCGAGGTCAAGCCCTCGGGCGCGATCCCGCCGGCGCGCTACGGCCACAGCACGGCCTACTACTCGCCGGGCACGTACAACCTGAAGCCCGGCATGATCGTCTCGCATGGCTTCGCCGAGGATGGTCGCCACGACGATACGTGGCTGCTGGATCTCGATTCGGTCGCGTGGCGGGAGCTGACCTCGGCTGGCCCCCGTCCCGTCAAGCGCTGCCTGCATTCGGCCGACATGGACTCGGCGCGGGGCCTGATGTACCTGTTCGGCGGCTGCGCCTCGGGCTTTGGCGGCTGTCCGCTCAACGACCTGTGGGTCTTCGACACCCGCTCGGGGAAGTGGACCGAGATGGTGGGCGGTGGCGACGTGCCGAAGGCGCGGTCGAGCGGGATCCTGGTGGCCGACTACTACGACCTTTACGTCCACGGCGGGGCGGGCGGCGGGGAAGAACTCCTGCGCTTCGACACCGGCCGGCGCACCTGGCAGACCCTGGCGACCGGC
This genomic window from Candidatus Tanganyikabacteria bacterium contains:
- the galE gene encoding UDP-glucose 4-epimerase GalE, with product MTEKILVVGGAGYIGSHCVKELARRGYDVVTLDNLSRGHRHAVKWGAFEHGDMADPPFLRQLFGRHDIAAVMHFAALTYVGESVTDPHTYYKNNVCNTLNLLGAMREAGVRRFIFSSTCATYGEPQEVPITESHPQSPINPYGQSKLMVERILADYARAYEFQCTSFRYFNAAGADPDGEIGEEHDPESHLIPLVLRAAQGGPPLQLFGTDYPTPDGTCVRDYIHVTDLAAAHILGLERLLAGHSGAVYNLGNGNGYSNLAVIRAAEATTGRKVAYDAAPRRPGDPATLVGSARKAVEELGWKPRYATIEQIMQTAWGWHSRHPAGAITV
- a CDS encoding phosphoglucosamine mutase, giving the protein MGKYFGTDGVRGVANQDLTPDFAFRLGRCVGARLAAGSSALARPFVVIGRDTRRSGPMLEAALTAGLCSVGVDVWLLGVLPTPAVAWIARRERASAGIMISASHNPAPDNGIKIFSSAGFKLPDDEEDAIEALIDAPEDRLPRPTGTLLGQAELRPDLVDAYEEAVCALIPEGLGGMRVALDCAHGAAYAVAPRVLRALGAQISVLGAEPDGDNINAGVGSTHMGALIEEVGQSGSELGIAFDGDADRCLAVDGRGNAVDGDKIMWLCLRHLRAAGRLASADVVSTVMSNMGFEEAIAQEGGQVFRTRVGDRYVLEEMRRRDIRIGGEQSGHVIFLDDNTTGDGLITALRLLAAVRKAGKPLHDLAAGMPVYPQLLRNVRVQSVAGWQDDAEIASAIRTAEERLKGVGRLVVRASGTEPLIRVMAEAKDAAMVEEVVSGLIATITRALTGADKAAAAH